The window TAAAACAGAATTACGAAAGCACTTAGGTTTCTTTAAGGGCAGCATAGCAGGGGTCGTTTTAAAAAAGGAATTTGAAGCGCCCTTCGAAAATTTCCCTCCCCATACAGGTTCGATTGAATTTGTCGGAACGGCTACCGAGTTCAGAGGACAGGGTGTTGCAACTCAAATCATCCAGCATATCATTGAACATACACCCTACACCGATTTTGTAATCGAAGAGGTTGCAGATACGAATATTCCTGCCATGAAATTATATGAAAAAATGGGTTTTGTTGAATACAAAAGAAAATCATTTCCGGAAAAGGTAGCGAAGAGAAATGGAATCAATCATCTTTTATCTTTGAAATATGTGAAAAAAACAACATGATTTTTGCTTGCGGAGGAATCGAATAGGAGGTGAAACTCTTGCCTAGAACGAAGGAACAATTTGAGTCTATGAGAAAGGCAACAAAAGAAAAAATCCTTTCGGCAGCCATAAAGCTATTTGCAAAGAAGGGGTTCGCGGCCACAAGTGTAAACGATATAGCGGAAGAGGCAGAAATCAGCATCGGCCTCATGTATCGTCATTACAAAAAGAAGGAAGATTTATTTAATGAACTGATTACCTTTGCTGCGGAAGGATTGGAGCAAATGACAAACCGGTTTAAACAGGATGCTTCTCCACTTGAACTGATGCGTCAATTTACATTGGATATCATAAAGGATCTCGAGAAGGATGATGAATTTGCTAATTTTCTTAT of the Bacillus tuaregi genome contains:
- a CDS encoding GNAT family N-acetyltransferase — protein: MQPMDKLTIVKANKTEIDVRKQMSEIFAEGFTQWLGYFSKDKDIIAKAFAHMFVLEQFYVAMVHDKVAGMTALTDGNVLSIRLNKTELRKHLGFFKGSIAGVVLKKEFEAPFENFPPHTGSIEFVGTATEFRGQGVATQIIQHIIEHTPYTDFVIEEVADTNIPAMKLYEKMGFVEYKRKSFPEKVAKRNGINHLLSLKYVKKTT
- a CDS encoding TetR/AcrR family transcriptional regulator, producing the protein MPRTKEQFESMRKATKEKILSAAIKLFAKKGFAATSVNDIAEEAEISIGLMYRHYKKKEDLFNELITFAAEGLEQMTNRFKQDASPLELMRQFTLDIIKDLEKDDEFANFLMIMYQASTMSNPSSLIQYLNEQSEAMLKQTAILIENGQELGQFKKGNAREMSLYFFASIQGLAMMKLSMNEAFITPGLDVLTGFLLKDGYILTK